atacacatcgtacgaccagagctactgcttgacggcaagctctggttacttccacttttctctcgaagaatcgacaacacagctgacaggttaggctctccctgtcaatacacatgctagaaagagtttcggcttactaatgttgttgctaatgttgctaatgctctgacattctggttctacttcggatgccatcaagcgggatctctggtcgtagtcaatccttcactaaccaatccgcattcgttagcagaatgctagcgtgttatgggcaacaacgacttaccctgtaagaaatcgaaaggacataagcactcgttcattcaacttttgacctgtaatccatgttgaacatgcaaaaacgacaatcaaatctgagatttatcaacgacaatcaggcgaaagagacaaatttagccgtttagctccatagactcccattcattttgcactcgaccccgatcactcccagtggaactctggtggaactgcaacaaaattcggtacaatgtggcttaatagggagtgggcaggctctccttaaacagggtaaagctccatagacctccattcattgtGCActtgaccgttagcgccctcatatggaagtagaatggaactgcaaccagttcagaactcgagttctccccatattagacattctttgGCCAGACCACCTTTATTGGCCCGAAACTGCAACGGCGCTAAATCTCCTCTCCGCGcatgcgtgagacttgagagcagCCTCCACAGCAGCTTCAGCCTGCCTCAGCCTTCCTGGGACTCACGCCTCTGTCTCCCTTTAAGGATGCTGCCTTTCCCGCtggcttcttctctttctctctctctccattggccgtctctccctgcctctcttttgCCCAGTCCCTTCTCTGCTTGGGTACAGCCAAGAGACATGCCTCGGGAGTCCTCTAGGCTCCAGCTATAAGATCACAAATGGACTGCATGAAAAAtccgaatgtgtgtgtgtgcactcatgTAGCAAGAGAAGGTAGGCTTTCCTCCACTGCGCATCTGACATAATACATCCCAAAAGTTATTGTTGGGCGAGTGTGAATTTAGATGAAGTGGTCTGCCTAGAGGGCAGAGGAGGTCTGGTCACACTCTATTGGTTCTCCATTACAGCCAAGCATCTCCATCCATCATCGGATATCTATTTTAGGAGACATTAGTCATCAGTCTGAACGAATGTCTCCACACTCTGCCACTCATGTAAGTAATGACGCTGACCTTCCTGTCCTTAACCCCAGACTAAAAGATTCATTAACGACCAGACACGTCGTTAAGAGAATTCAGATTATAGGCTAGAAATGGCAGTCTTGGATTTCTGAGGTTCTGTAGcttgctgacagtgtgtgtgtgtgtgtgtgtggggggggggtccatgGCACTCAAACACAAGACAGGAAAAAAAGACAGATGACAATGAAAAAAGTTATTTACTTGTAATAACATAAAACATagcaaatacaaaaacaagaaaTTCATTAGTCAAGCCAATAAGGTCAGGATGGGATTGCGGAGACAAAGATTTCTAAACACCATTGGTCCTGGGTAGTTTGGAGTATCGAGTTCTACATTGGCTGCACGCGTGACCTCACTCCGCTCCTTCAGTGTCCACAATGGAAATGGCCGTGACGTGGTAAGGTCCCTCTCTGAGGTAGGTCTTCAGACGGAGGTAGTGCTGGCTACCCAAGATGGTGGCCGCCGTCGAGGAGCCCACCAGAGCCCCCACCAGCTCGAACTTGGCGTCCTTGGCCTCCTTGGTGGGGCCTGCGGAGCGGTCGACGACGTACTCCATGAAGCCCGGAGAGCTGAGCATCATTTTCTGACCCCACGGCTGGTGGGCGATGGCCTGGGGGGAAAGAAACGCATACCGACAACACTTGGGTCAGGGTCTAGAAGTACCATATAAGATGTCCAGACAGATGAGTGGGTAAAGTAGGCTTTCATGTACCAGTCTCCTGTCGCTCTCccggtcacccccccccccccccccccccccccccccccacccccaccattcTCAACTATACCTTTCCTattcctacccccctcccctctctttcccccaacTCACAGTGAAGATGCGGAGGGCGCCACAGTGCAGTTCGGGGAAGGGCTGGGTGCTGATGTTTCGGATCATGTCGATGGGCTGGTCCGACAGCAGACGGAACCAGGACTCCGTCAGAAGCAGCAGGTCCTCGGTCTGCTGCTCGGTCTGCAACACATTCAAATAACAGGTGTTGCATCACTGCAGACGAGAGGCATGACGGATGCTAATTCAAACACGAGAGAGGAGACGCATGCCAATTGACagaagggcacacacacacaccagacagaagggcacacacacacaccagacagaagggcgcacacacacacacaccagacagaagggcacacacacacctgcagagtgAGCAGGATGGAGATGGCTTCCAGACAGCGCACTCTCAGTTCTGTGGCTCCGCTGCTGGCCAGCTGACTCATCCTCAACAGCACAGACTTGAACTTCTCACctgggaatacacacacacacacaccacatttatacacacactgttTTTACCACCAGAAAATAGCTCAACTGTTGCAATTCTGTTACAAGTATGATTTCTCCAATAGAGTAAACATGCATACCAGTCTTCCCGAGGACTTGCTTTCCCTCCACAGTGGAGCCCAGGACGCCCAGCGTGTCCAGAGCCACGCCGGTCATGACGGGGTCAGGGTCCAGGGCCATCTCAAACACCTTGTTCTGGAAGGCAGGGTAGCTCTCACACACCTGCTGAGGGCTGTCCATGATGGCCAGGTTCCCAAAGAACTTCACCaagcctgggggagagggatgggcgGAAGGACAGTCAGAGATCACAGGACTTAACACACGTGTACGCGTACATTCCAAAAAAGCTTTTTTACACATGCAGATCTGTCAAGAGTTTAGGGAGAGGTCTGTATAGATTGATTTTTTCGATATTCCTTTCCTCTCTACCACTCACCAGGAAGGTAGAAGCTGGAGAAGGGGTCCGAGTCAGCCCCTATGATCATGTTGGAGATCTTATCCATGATGCCCTGCTGTGCCAGGTACTGGCGGCCATGTTGACTGTGGGCAAGTGAGGTTGCCATCTCAATTGCTGTCGCCCTGGAACAAGATGGAAGCTACTTACTAAGGAAGAAACTAAGGATAGAGATTgcattattcatttatttttatggTGAGTGTCAGTCCTCACCTGACCAGTACATCATCCCCAGTCAGCTCTCCCAGCAGCTGGGAGAGGAAGCCACTGTTGGCACAGTAACCCAGAGAGATGGCTGACACCGAGGAGAGGTCCACTACCAGCTACACCACCAAGGATGGGAGAGGGACATGAGAGGTCATGCCATAGAAGATGTTCTCAAATTTGTCCTTTTCTTTGCTCCAAGTGGATTTGTTAGTTTCGTTGAATATAGCAAACAAAACCTTTAACCCTTCGTTTTGGCTGCAGGtaaattgctgcagtaaagatGATTGGACAATCTCTTCAAGAACTAACTTACATATTATATATAATTCATATATCAACACAGCCATGTGTACTATGAACTTATATGGTTCCGTATGGTATTGAACGCACCTCATAGATTCTGTACCTGACGATGTCACTGGTGGCCATCACATCCTTAAGTTCTTTGAAGAGGTCACTGCGGAAAAGTGCGTCTAGGCCGGGTTTGGATTCACTGAGAGGCGTGAGGGCTTTGATCGCCTGTGGGTTTGAAAATATGGACACTGTTATATAAAAGTCTTAATCATGTAGAGAGAGTATCTAAATACTCAATATCATCGCCCTTCTAACCTCTTTGCCCACAGAAATCTTCTCTGCCTCGATGCAGTGGATGACCCCTCGCAGGAGGTCATGGTTGTTGAGGACCTCTGTGACTGCTTCTGGGTGCTTCACTATACGGCTTATCTACAGGACGACAGTATGAAAGCCTTGATTCATCACACTTTAGCGACATATGCTAAAAGCGATGAATATGCGGATCTATTGCTTTATGTTCAATGTAGTCTATACATCCGGCCTACCTGTGTCAGGGCAAGTATCTTGACGGA
The Hypomesus transpacificus isolate Combined female chromosome 22, fHypTra1, whole genome shotgun sequence genome window above contains:
- the psmd5 gene encoding 26S proteasome non-ATPase regulatory subunit 5, yielding MAASIGSLLAEISDLENPIEELEVLKTALLAIPLNALGDTVRGQRLDVIFSLLNTNDSVQIELCVDILGRVLQALSPVHLVQNCRDELKSGLTHSDDSVKILALTQISRIVKHPEAVTEVLNNHDLLRGVIHCIEAEKISVGKEAIKALTPLSESKPGLDALFRSDLFKELKDVMATSDIVRYRIYELVVDLSSVSAISLGYCANSGFLSQLLGELTGDDVLVRATAIEMATSLAHSQHGRQYLAQQGIMDKISNMIIGADSDPFSSFYLPGLVKFFGNLAIMDSPQQVCESYPAFQNKVFEMALDPDPVMTGVALDTLGVLGSTVEGKQVLGKTGEKFKSVLLRMSQLASSGATELRVRCLEAISILLTLQTEQQTEDLLLLTESWFRLLSDQPIDMIRNISTQPFPELHCGALRIFTAIAHQPWGQKMMLSSPGFMEYVVDRSAGPTKEAKDAKFELVGALVGSSTAATILGSQHYLRLKTYLREGPYHVTAISIVDTEGAE